The sequence CCGCCAGCTGTTGGACCGCATGCTGCTAGTAAAAATAGACTAGCAAATAAAAAGCTAAATTTTTTCATTTTGTTTCCCCCTTGATTTTAAAGCTTGATGTGTTGATTAGCTCTGACTGGAAAATAAGAAAAACAGAATGTGGTGCTTTTTGCCACAATCAGTTTTTATCCTTTTTCCAAAGAGCTAACACAAAAAGCTAGATGATTTTAAAGCTGATTGTGTTGGTCAGCTCTGACTGGAAAATAGGAAAAACAGAATGTGGTGCTTTTTGCCACAATCAGTTTTTATCTTTTTCCCGAAGAGCTAACACAAAAAGCTAGATGATTTTAAAGCTGATTGTGTTGGTCAGCTCTGACTGGAAAATAGGAAAAACAGAATGTGGTGCTTTTTGCCACAATCAGTTTTTATCTTTTTCCCGAAGAGCTAACACAAAAAGCTAGATGATTTTAAAGCTGAATAAATTCGTAAAGCCAGATAATTTTCTTCGCATATATAATTATTAAAGAAGTATGTATACAAATATAATCAATAACGAAAGAAATGTCAACGAATTTTCAGAAAATTTCTATAATTCAAATTATTAAGATTCGTCCGTTACTTAGAATCCAAGATTTTACTCTCTCTTTTTCGTAAAAAAAACGTCTCCTTGCAGTCAGCAATTCGACGTTTTCGATTCGATTATTCGTTATTCTTTTGGATCGTGATAAAATTAGCGGCTGCTCCAATCAGATTGGCATCATTTTCGTATTTGCAGGTGACGATTTGCGGGATAAAATCATTTAATTCAAAATGCGCTAGTTTTTCTTTCATTCGACGATTGATTTCATCTAACAATCCTTCTTTAGCAGAAACACCGCCGCCCAAAACAATCATTTCTGGATCAAGTGAAAATTGAATACTAAACAGACCTTGGGTTAAGTACTCATAAAATAGATTGACTTCTTCTTTGGCCAATTCATCCCCATTTTCCGCTAAACGAAAAACATCTTCTCCAGTAAAGGTTTCTTTCTCTACGCCTTTTCGTTCGCAATAACTCCACGCCATTTGTACCGCAGTTCCCAACTTACTAAAGGTTTCCCCTTCACTTAGGTACATCAAACCAAATTCGCCGCCATAAAGATGGGCGCCTTTTGCGATTTGCCCATTATGAAAAATTGCCCCACCGATTCCAGTACCAACAACAACAAAAGCGACTTCTTTTTTCCCTTTTGCTGCTCCTTCATAAATTTCAGCCATCCCAGCACAATTTGCATCGTTTTCAATTGCAACAGGTAGGTTAAATAATTCTTCCAGTTCTTTAAAAATGTTAAAGCGGTGGATATACGGAATTGCTGAAATACCATTGATCATTTGTTTTTCAACATCCACCACACCTGGCGCACTGAATGCTACACCTTCAAACTCTTGCTCCATTCCTAGAAATACAGCTAATAAGGACGCTTTCATTTCTTCCCATGTTTTAGGAGTAGTGAATTTCCCTTTGTCGGTCATTTCTTGTCCGTTCCAAACCCCATATTTTACTGCTGAACCACCAAAATCAAATGCCAAAATCGCCATATTTGCTGCCCGCCTTCATCTATTTATTGTGTTTGTTTCTTCTATAATTATAGGGACCATGATATTCTTGGTCCGGATTTCTTTTTAAGCTAAATTTCAACGGTACATAATCGATTCCGCCTTTGGTCAACGGATGACATCTTAAAAATCTCGCTGTTCCCATCGTTATGCCTTTAATACTGCCATGTGTTTGAATCGCATCGATCATATATTGTGAACACGTTGGGTGATAGCGGCAACTAGCTGGAAGCCCTGGTGAAATGAATCGCTGATACCCACGAACCATTCCAATAAAAATATTTCTTGCCATTTCGTCCCTCTTTTCTCTATCCGAAAAAACTATACCTTGTTTTATAATCGAATGCAAGCTTACAAATTTAAAGTAAAAACATTTTTATAAAAATTAGTAATGGTTGAAAAAGAAAACTATTCAAATTTCTAAAAGGATGCTAAACTAGAGAAAAGTAGTTGTACAAAACAACTTCCACACAATCTAAATCGAAATGGAGCTTATCAACGATGGGTTTGAAATTTGAAAGTACAAATGACTTAGATAAATTATTCGATTCTTTTGCACTAGATCCTAAGAAAGTAGAAATGCCAAAAGAAGAACTAGAAAAACAAGCAGCAAAAGCACAACAAAAAGAAGCGAAGAAAAAAGAAAAATAAAAAAATAGTGTTGACGTCTGTAAAAAGAGGTCAACACTATTTTCTATTATAAATACTTCTCAATGGCTTGCCATGCTTCTTCTTTACCTTCTTTGGTTTGCGAAGAGAACAGAATAAAATCATCTGATTTATCAAAGTTTAGTGCTTTTTTGATCACACTCTCATGTTTGTTCCATTTACCACGAGGGATTTTATCTTTTTTCGTTGCCACAACGATTACTGGAATATCATAGTATTTTAAAAACTCATACATTTGAATATCTTCTTGTGTTGGTGCATGACGCAAATCAACTAACGAAACAACTGCTTTTAGTTGTTCTCTTGTTGTCATGTAGGTTTCGATCATCTCGCCCCATTTAGCTCGTTCTGTCTTCGACACTTTGGCATAACCATAGCCAGGGACATCGACAAAATGCAAGGCGTCTTCAATTAGGTAAAAATTTAATGTTTGTGTCTTACCTGGTTTTCCAGAAGTTCTAGCTAAATTTTTACGGTTGATCAACGTATTGATAAAGGATGATTTTCCGACATTTGAGCGACCTGCTAAAGCAATTTCTGGAAGTTCTGTTTCCGGATACTGCTTAGGTGAAACTGCACTAATAATAATTTCTGCGTTATGAACATTCATAATTGAACCTCCTTCGTTTAAAAGCGGAACAAGCCGTTTAGCTCTGACAGAAAAATAGGAAAATAGGAATAAGGTGCTTTTTACCTTATTCCTATTTTATCTTTTTTCCGAAGAGCTGGCTTGTACAGCTAGATAAGTTACAAAGCTGAACGAACTCGCAAAGCTAAATAACGTTGTTGTATCAAAATCAGTAAAAAAGTAGAGACGCATCTCTACTTTTTAGTCTTTTAGCCTTAACCAGCTTTTTTATCTTTTTTATTATACACAATTGCTGGTTTTCCTGTACCTTCAACGGCCATTTCGGTAATGATCACTTTTTCGATTGTATCATCAGATGGCACATCAAACATGACATCCATCATGATTTCTTCAATGATTGAACGTAGACCACGAGCACCTGTATTACGCTCGATTGCTTTATTGGCAATCGCACGAAGAGCATCCTCATCAAATTCTAGTTCTGTGTCATCTAAAGATAATAATTTTTGATATTGTTTGACTAGTGCATTTTTAGGTTCAGTCAAGATACGAACTAAATCATCTGTCGTCAACTTCTCTAAAGCAGCTGTGACAGGTAAGCGTCCAATAAATTCAGGAATCAAACCGAATTTCAATAAATCTTCTGGAATGATTTGTTGCATCACGCTTTCATCTTCATTTAACTTGCTGTTTTTCGTACCGAAACCAATTGTTTTTTCGCCTAAGCGATTTTTAACCATGTTTTCGATCCCGTCAAAGGCTCCTCCAACGATAAACAAGACATTCGTTGTATCGATTTGGATAAATTCTTGGTGTGGATGCTTACGTCCGCCTTGTGGTGGTACGCTAGCGACTGTTCCTTCCAGGATTTTAAGCAAGGCTTGTTGTACGCCTTCACCTGAGACATCTCTTGTGATTGAAACATTTTCACTCTTACGGGCAATTTTATCGATCTCATCAATATAGATAATGCCTTTTTCAGCACGCTCTACATTGAAATCTGCTGATTGTAACAGTTTCAATAGAATATTTTCTACGTCTTCTCCTACATAACCTGCTTCCGTCAAGCTTGTCGCATCTGCGATCGCAAATGGTACATTCAATGTTCTAGCCAATGTTTGGGCTAAAAATGTTTTCCCAGAACCTGTTGGGCCAATTAAACAAATATTGCTCTTTTGTAATTCTACATCTTCAGAGCTTGAATTTTCTGATTGATTTACACGTTTATAGTGATTATAGACAGCCACTGCTAGTGAGCGCTTTGCCTGATCTTGTCCAATTACATATTCGTTTAAGACATCCAATATTTCTTGAGGTTTTGGGACATCCGTTAATTCACGTACGGCTTCATCGTAAAATTCTTCATCAATAATCTCTTTACATAAGTCGATACATTCATTACAAATATAGACACCAGGTCCGGCAACGATTTTTTTCACTTCTTCTTGTGTTTTACCACAAAATGAACAGCGAACTGCACCATTGTTGCTATTTGTATTATCGTACATGCGTGTCACCCCTCTAAAATTAAAAATGACTGTCGTTACAGTCTTAAAATATAATAGCATAAATCAAGTGAAAATGCGAACATTGGATTTGTAAAGATTTGCTAAATAAAGGAATTCTTATGGTATACTAAAAGAGTTAAATCAATTGCTGATTTTGATCAACATTCAGTAAAAAATGGAGGGAATTTCATGCTGGAACAAATGTTATTAGGAACTTATACACGTAGAGAAAGTAAAGGGATTTATCAGATAGCGCTGGATACAGATAAAGAAACACTTTCAGACGCAACGTTGTTAGTAGAAGAAACGAGTCCAACCTACTTAGCTCTAAATCAAAAGGGAGACTTGTTTAACGTCACTTCTGTTGATGGTGAAGGTGGTACGGCTGCTTATAAACACAATAATGGACACTTTGATTTATTAAATAAAGTCACTGAAGCTGGCGCTCCTCCATGTTATGTAGCGCTTGATGAAGAAAAACAACTGGTTTTTGGTGCTAATTATCACCAAGGAATTGTTCATGTTTATCGTATTTTAGCCGATGGACAATTAGAACATACAGATAAAATCATACATGATGAACCAACTGGACCACATGAAAATCAAGACAATGCCCATGTGCATTATACAGACTTAACGCCAGATCGTCGTTTAGTTGTCTGCGACCTTGGAACAGATCGCGTTTATACGTATGATGTAAGTGAAGATGGTAAACTCTCTGAGGTTGCCCAATATGTAGCAGAACCTGGAACTGGTCCTCGTCATTTAGTCTTCCATCCAAATAATCAATTCGCTTATCTGTTTGGTGAGTTAGATAGTACAGTGACGGTTTTAGCTTATAATGCAGCAGATGGTTCCTTTGAACAAGTTCAAAAAGTATCTACTCTACCTGAAGGTTTCAATGAATTTAACGGTGGGGCTGCGATTCGTATTTCTGCGGATGGACGTTTTGTTTACGCATCAAACCGTGGACATGATTCGATTGCTGTTTTTGCAACAAAGGAAGATGGTAGTAAAGTAGAGCGTGTACAATTGATTTCTACCGAAGGCGAAATTCCACGTGACTTTGATTTAGATCCAACAGGAAAATTTGTTGTTGCGGCAAATCAAAATACGGATAATTTAACTCTTTATCGTCGCGACGAAGAAACTGGTCTTTTAGAAATGATTCAAAAAGATGTTTATGCACCTGAATGTGTGTGTGTTTATTTTAAATAGTTATTAGGATCATTAAAAAACGACTTCTCGTGTTTCTTAGCTTTCGCTGAATTCATGAGAAGTCGATTTTTTATATTGAGTTTTCTATTCTAAAAATTTTGTTTTAACTCTGTTCCTATAACTTTGAATGAAACATCGGTATAATGTTTGTTCAACTCTTCTGTTTTTACATTCATTAAACTGACTTTCACAAATTTATTCAAAGAGAAGCTACTGTTGCTTAGATTAACTCGGTGTTCAGAAAATATTCTTTTGGTATGTCCAATTATTGAAAACACATAAGTTAGCACTTCTTCCTTCTTGATTTCTTTGAATAAATCCTGATATTTCTCTAAATAATCAGAATTATATAGTTCATTTGACCGTTGAATCATTGCTAATAAATTCCTTTTTTATAGTGAGCGTTACAAAAAAACTACTTCTTTTGGTACAGATACTAAAATCATTATTAACTCATCTAGAACTTATACGCTCTACGTATGTTTAGGGCGAGCTTTCTTCACTCACCCCTTAAACTAATCCTCTTAATAATAGGTTATACTTCCTAATGGTACCGAGCGTTTCGCACCTGTTGCACTTGGTACATTTCCTGGACAGTGTTGTAATGTTTGATTTGCCAAAATCGCCATAGCAATCGCCTCTTTTGCTTCTGATGAAAAACCGATTTCTTCTTGGATAAGCACTTTAACCTCTGGCAATTCAGCTTTGATCATAGCAATCAACGTTTGATTGTAACTCCCTCCGCCACCAATGATCAATTCAGTTTTCCCAATTACAAAAGGTTTAACAGCTTCTGCAATCGATTTAGCTGTAAACATTGTTGCTGTTGCAATCAAATCATTTGGCCCAACTGACCATTTTTCCAATAAAGAGCTGGTAAACTGTTTCCCAAAATCTTCTCGCCCCGTTGTTTTTGGGGGTGATTTTTTTATATAAGGATGGGCCATCAATTCTTCTAATAACTGATAATCAACTGTTCCTTGACTAGCATAAAAACCATCTTTATCATACTCTTGATTAAAAAAATGCAAACAGAGCTCGTTCATGATTACATTTCCTGGACCTGTATCAAAGGCAATCATATCTGCTATTTCTCCTGATTTAGGAATAACGGTGACATTACCGATTCCACCAATATTTTGAAGTAGGCGCGTTGTCTCAGGTTTTTGGTATAGTATATACTCTGAATAAGGAACAATCGGAGCACCTTGACCGCCAACTGCCATGTCGCGTTCTCTAAAATTTGAAACAACCGTTGTCTTTGTCCGCTCACAAATTACAGCTGAGGCACCTATTTGTAAAGTTGATGCATAAAAACCATCTCGAGCATAAGGAATATGAAAAAGAGTTTGCCCATGACTGCCAATAAAAGCCAAATCATTTAAAGAAATTTCTGCTTTGTTACAAACATCCAGAACAGCTTGAGCAAAGCATTCACCTAATTCAATGTTTAAAGAACAGATTTTTTCTACATCTGAACTTTCTAATGATAAAGCTTCACGAATGTTTTGAAGTGTTGTGCCTTTAAAAGGAACTGTTAAAAATTTGACCAACTTAACAGAAGTTGTTTCATTTTTGCCTGTGATATCCACCAAAGCTGCATCGATACCATCTAAGGAAGTACCTGACATTAAACCAACTGCATAAACCATGAATTTCGCCTCGATTAACTTATTTTTGTATTTGAATTTTATTGCCTATTGTTTCACTTCATGAAAAGCAAATTTTTGCCAAGGTCTTAGATAAGGTAACAAAATACGGTCAGCTTCCGTAATTTTACCAACAACATTTGATTTACCTGAGTTTTTCATCGGCAATAATGCCACCTGCAGTTCGCCTGCATAATGGGCATATAATGACGATTCAATAATAATATCTCCTGTTTCCATATCAATTGTATTAAATGGAACAAATTCGTGCCCTTTGTATTTTACTCGACTTTGCGTTGAACGAACTACGTAATCAGAAATATCTCCACGATTAAAATGAAATTCATCTAAAATAATTGTTCTTTCTAATTCTGGTGTCTCACAGTCAATCACACAATCAAATGTTAGACGATAAGGATCGATTTCACTTAAAGCTTTGAGCTCTTCTTCTGAAGCAAAAGCATTAGCGATTATTACATCATCGATCACGTTTGTTGCCCATAGATGTTTAGCTTGAGTAGTGATTGGCCACGTTCGGTGCATTTCTAATGTACACAAGCCTTCTTCTACAGGCCAAGGACCAATAGTTGCTGAAGGAGAATTGATCAATGCTGCTGTCCCGATTCCATGTTCTTTGTATACTTCTGAAGTTGCAAAAAAATGCTCATAATTTAGTCCTGTATAGCGATGAGGATAAAAATTGTGACAACCGAATAATTTGTCCGAATTAGCCTGATAACTTAGAATATTTTCTAGATAACGAGTGCCAGAACTAATATTCAACACGATATCCAACTCTTGTTCATTAAACGTCATAATTGATTCTTCATTTCCGGTAAATCCCATATCCAAACGAATGCCATCTACTCCTATTTCTTTAAAAAAGGTCAAATCCTCATAGCTAATGCCTAATTCTCCAAAAACTCTAGGACTAACATCGGCAATAACATCCATACCTAACCCTTTTCCATAAAGAATCGTCTCTGTAAACTCATTTAAAATCTGCTCTTTTCCTTCTTCAACAGATAATAAGCAAGTAAAAACACGTTTAAAATTATACTTTGCCGCTAAATCCATATACGCCTTTATTGCATCTACGCTACTATGATTTGGATAAACTGAAATCCCTAATTTTCTCATTATCTTAGCTCCTTTACAATCATTTTATTCTATCTGATTTTCGATTCACTTTCCTGATGCTTTTGCTCTACTAGTAAACGACTGCTTTCAAAAAAGATAACTGCCAATAAACCACTAATACCATACACTCCTTGTTTGATGATTTCTGGCATATTTGGAAACATAAGGTTTGGAATCAACGCAATCAAAAAAACAGAACAACCAATCAACCAGCGATTAGGTAGTAGATTCTTCTTTTTTAATTGATGGGTCATTATCAAGCCGACAACAATAAATAAAACACTTGCTACCATAAAAACTATTTTAGTCATTTTTTTGCCTCCTACCTTCTGGCTTTTAAAGAAACAACGGAATGGAAAATCATTAAAGTGTTTTTTCCATTCCGTCTTTTTTTATCTGTTACTCTTATTTTGCGATAGCATGTTCTTTTTCTAATTCATTATTATCGTAAATCATTACAAAAGGATAGTAAATCACTACTGAAATAATAATCAGTACAATATTCAACACAGCTGCTCGCCAATCTCCACCTGTTGCCAAGTATGCGCCAATTGGCCCAGGCAAAGTCCAAGGTGCTGTAAAGATCACACGATTCACTAAGCCAAATTGAGTAGCGAACCACGCAATAGTAGCGGTAACCATCGGTGTTATAATAAACGGGATGATTAAAATCGGGTTCAACACGATCGGTGTTCCGAAAATCAACGGCTCGTTAATATTGAAAATAGCTGGTGCTAGTGTTGCCTTTCCTAATTTTGAAGCGAATTGAGATTTCGTTTTAAAAGCGAGTAACAATGCTAATCCAATCGTACAACCTGAACCGCCGATCCAAATAAACCATTGATAAAATGGCTCTGCTGCGATATTCGGCAACTCTTTTCCAGCAGCCATTGCAGCCGTATTTCCATCTAATAATTGCAGCCATAATGGTCTCGCTAATGATCCGACGATAGAGACCCCGTGAATCCCAAACGACCAAAAGAATGTAATCATGAAGATCAACAGTAAAACACTCGGTAAACTATCCGCTGCACTAACTAAAGGGCTTACAATTTTAGAAATTGTTGAGTGCCAATCAAATCCGATAAAGTAAGTCAAGGTAGAGATTCCTAGAATAACAATCAATGTCGGTGTCAGCGTTTCAAAAGATCTAGCAACAGCTGGAGGCACTTGTTCTGGCATTGTGATTTTAAATCTTGATTTATCCGTGATACGATAAATTTCAACAGCTAAAATCGACGTAATAATCCCAACGAACATTCCTCCACCGCCTAAATTGGCCATCGGTAACACAAACCCAGTAGTTCCTGCAGCATCAAGTGCCTCTGCCGGAATATTTACTGGAACAAACGTTAAAAGAAAAGCAATCGTCGCTAAAATTCCCCCTGAAATAACGTCTAAATTATATGTTTTAGATAAACTTGCTCCAATACCAAAGGTTGCGTAAAGGGTCATGATGTACATCGTCATGCGATACGGCAATAAAATCGTCGCTGCATTAGACGTTAGGAACTGCGTGATGCCCCAATCTGCTGGAAGTGGGGGAAAAGCAATGATCAAGAAAAACGATCCAATAATAATCAATGGCAAGGTCGCAATGATCCCATCTCGGATTGCACGCAAATGGCGCTGATTGGCTAATTTCGCCATCGGTCCTGCTAAATGTTCTTCAATAAATTCAGTAAACTTTTTCAATTTTCTCATCTCCTATTTACATTCAACTCATTCATAAAAGCCCTTACAAATAACAATTAAAAAAAATGAATTACAACATAATTGCGTGAACACATTGTTTTATTAGTCAATCTACCAAACGAAACAGCAACTACGCATCTAACTAAATTACTTGAACCTGATTTTAACCTCCTGTCTTTCAATTTTCCGTTTTTCCAGTTCTTCACCTATTTAAAACGTATCGATATTCACCTGCTACACTCATCGACAACCCCATCATACAGTTAAAGAACTATTTTTTCAACATTTATATATAAAAAACGAAATAAAATTTCAATATTCACAATTATAAATCTAAATAAGAAATATTATTCATACTAATATAAATAAATATATTAAAGTTGTATTTTTTGAGTGAAATTTAATTCCTGAAAAGTCATTCAACCATTTTGAGTGAAAATAATAATCAAAAAAAGGTTTTTTTCGACTATTTTTGATTTAAAACTAGCCCAAAATAACTTACATATATATTCTTTCTTATCTCAATCTACATCAAAAACCATAAATCATTATTACCTATTCAGAAAGTACCCTTTTTTGAACACTTTCGACTAAAAAATGAGAAAAAACTAATCTATACTAAATTTAATTCAAAGAAAGAAGGTTAGTAAAAATGAAAAAGAACAAATTCTATATCTCTATGGGGGTGTCGATATTAACATTAGTAGCAACTGGTATTTTAAATACAACAGATACTTATGCTGAACCTGTAAATAATAAAAATTTAGTGAAAATCGAACAAAAAATGATGCAACGATATCCTGGTGTTCAATCTGAACTCATTCAGTCAGAAGATACAACTATCTACCGCAAAAACCAATTAGATAATACTTTTGGGGCTAGTAATAACCAATCCAGTGGTATTTATAAAAGAAATACTGACAGCATTACAATCTACGTTGACGAAAATACAGATCAAACAGCACTGCCAACATATACGATTTCACCGATTATTTTAAATCAATATCTTGATGGGCATCCACAGAAAATTGCTTTAAAAAAAGGAAAAAATACGATCAACAATGCCAGTCAAGGGATTATTCATCTTCAAAATATTACTGCTACAACAACACAGCAAAAATTACTCGTAACTGTTGATGGTGGTATAAAGCTCCCTCGTTTTATCTTAGGTAAAACAACTGAAGCTGATTGGCAAAATCAAGTACGTCAAAGTCCAAATACGCCAGGTTATGAATTAGTAGGAACTCATACCTTAGTCACTGGTTCTAAAACTACTTTGAATCAAGTAAAGGACCCTCAGCGTATTATAGAAACCTATGATAAAGTAGTAAAATTCCATAACGAATCCTCTGGTCTAGATAACAGCACTTCTTTACATAGACAGGGTCGCGGATTGATTCAACATATGCGTGAAACACAAGAATCCGGTTATTATATGTATGCTTGGTTCAGCCATACAGCCTATTCGAAAGATTCAGGTATGGCAAAGCTTCTATCCGCTAGCTCTGACACACTTTGGGGACCTATGCATGAACTTGGGCATACCTATCAAATGAATCGCATGACGTGGAACAATCAAACGGAAGTGACTGTAAATATCTATAGTATGAGAAGCGAAAAGAAATTTGGCGACAGAAGTCGTTTAGAACGCGAGAAAGTATACGATAAAATTTTTACTTACTTCAAATTATCTAATAAAAATTATGACAATAATAAGGATCTGTTCGTAAGGCTTGGAATGTTCTGGCAGTTAGAACTCGCTTTTGGTGATAGTTTCTATCCTCAATTGCACAAATTATACAGAGAAGAAGCAAAGGACTTACGTAGCGACTCAGCAAAACAGCAATACTTTATCTCATCCACTTCAAAAATCGCTAATAAAAATTTGCTGCCTTATTTTGAAATGTGGGGCTTGCCAATCACTAATGAAACAAGGCAAACCATTCAAAAATATCCAAAATTAACACATAAAATCTGGGAATACCGTGATGAGATGAAAAATCCAATTAGTCCGATTGATCCTATACAACCAGAAAAACCAGCTACACCGTTAACTCTTTCCATTCTTGATGTAGAGCATAACTTCGTAAAATTCAAATGGACACAAACGCAAGGGGACTCGTCAATAAAAGAGTATATCGTTTATAGAGATGGCAAAGAAATTGGCAGAACAACAACAACAGAATTCACTGACCAAACGGTTCAACCAATGACTAACTACAATTATAACGTTGTGACTATCAGCACAGTTGGTGGAACTTCTGACAAGAGTGCAAGCTTACAAATAAAAACACCAACAGTACCCAGTGCCGAAACACCTGCTCCAACCAAACCAACAGCCATTGTTTCTACTACTATCACTGAAAACTCGATTTCCTTAACTTGGTCTCCTTCAAATAGTTCAGTGGGTATTGCCGGATATAATGTTTACAGTAATGGTGCAAAAATCAGTACAGTAAATGCAACATCCTTTACAGATACTAGTCTCCAAGCAAATACCACCTATACGTATCAAATTACAGCTTTTGATCGCACTCATAAAGAATCAATCAAAAGTGATAGTATTACATTAAAAACAAAGCAAACTGAAACACAACTCTCTACATGGGATAGCAATAAAATTTATACAGCAGAAAATAAAGTCTTCTTTAACGGGGTAGAGTACAAAGCGAAGTG is a genomic window of Enterococcus haemoperoxidus ATCC BAA-382 containing:
- a CDS encoding M60 family metallopeptidase, yielding MKKNKFYISMGVSILTLVATGILNTTDTYAEPVNNKNLVKIEQKMMQRYPGVQSELIQSEDTTIYRKNQLDNTFGASNNQSSGIYKRNTDSITIYVDENTDQTALPTYTISPIILNQYLDGHPQKIALKKGKNTINNASQGIIHLQNITATTTQQKLLVTVDGGIKLPRFILGKTTEADWQNQVRQSPNTPGYELVGTHTLVTGSKTTLNQVKDPQRIIETYDKVVKFHNESSGLDNSTSLHRQGRGLIQHMRETQESGYYMYAWFSHTAYSKDSGMAKLLSASSDTLWGPMHELGHTYQMNRMTWNNQTEVTVNIYSMRSEKKFGDRSRLEREKVYDKIFTYFKLSNKNYDNNKDLFVRLGMFWQLELAFGDSFYPQLHKLYREEAKDLRSDSAKQQYFISSTSKIANKNLLPYFEMWGLPITNETRQTIQKYPKLTHKIWEYRDEMKNPISPIDPIQPEKPATPLTLSILDVEHNFVKFKWTQTQGDSSIKEYIVYRDGKEIGRTTTTEFTDQTVQPMTNYNYNVVTISTVGGTSDKSASLQIKTPTVPSAETPAPTKPTAIVSTTITENSISLTWSPSNSSVGIAGYNVYSNGAKISTVNATSFTDTSLQANTTYTYQITAFDRTHKESIKSDSITLKTKQTETQLSTWDSNKIYTAENKVFFNGVEYKAKWWTKGNRPDQSDVWESLSKNTMEWEYNKAYNCGDNVTFQGKTYKAKWWTQGNQPGSSPVWEKI